A genomic region of bacterium contains the following coding sequences:
- a CDS encoding PTS sugar transporter subunit IIB — MPLVQVRIDDRLIHGQVVVGWRHVLDPQRIMLCSDEVATSDWQKTIYMSAVTNDIAASVLTLQETVAELGSGLLEKERVLLLVDSPKMLVQLVDAGVPITEVNVGGMHFRAGKNQIAPFIFVDEEDISHFRTLYERGIKLEGRDVPTRSPIDIAHALRFEPL; from the coding sequence ATGCCTTTGGTGCAAGTGCGAATAGATGACCGGTTGATTCATGGACAGGTGGTGGTGGGGTGGCGGCATGTACTTGATCCGCAGCGGATCATGCTGTGCAGTGACGAAGTGGCGACTTCAGACTGGCAAAAGACGATCTACATGTCCGCGGTGACCAACGATATCGCCGCCTCGGTGCTGACGCTGCAGGAGACGGTTGCAGAGCTCGGCAGCGGCCTCCTGGAGAAAGAGCGGGTGCTCTTGCTGGTCGACTCCCCCAAGATGCTGGTGCAACTGGTGGATGCCGGCGTGCCCATCACCGAGGTCAACGTCGGCGGCATGCATTTTCGCGCGGGCAAGAACCAGATCGCGCCCTTTATTTTCGTCGATGAGGAGGATATCAGCCATTTCCGGACGCTCTATGAACGCGGCATCAAGCTCGAAGGCCGGGACGTCCCGACCCGATCGCCCATCGATATCGCCCATGCGCTGCGCTTTGAGCCGCTCTAG